A single genomic interval of Dromiciops gliroides isolate mDroGli1 chromosome 1, mDroGli1.pri, whole genome shotgun sequence harbors:
- the PRR14L gene encoding protein PRR14L isoform X3: MKVNGTKMISNAEPRNDKVSKSLPPGCIDCPDVDKITTSGEVSETNTLVSLEPLTSVEPGLTKAPLTEKECEMSSACPLRPPPPEDGASLPPYSGEVLSKLSLDHEAIDNHQHNCGWDIESPSKTSILQVKSEEGVLPLEADPQRSYFPLSLPCEGPGRISLKKCGSGDHLQKMKTPLWTGEVPREEGSASRLEEEEGVQSVRSTSREELPVDAESGGEESSTPPLGHALRDCCRHSPSRGALRSVQQENSVSPSERDPMKGPPEIQENFKEHKSKRVTCPHDTHQDEDSIEENDSSVGQTEPSVVSKNVDSQNPGSLVSSTEKKDPAACSVPDQPPKPVNQVSGVSSDPPQLQTDQPETKETIGILSTHVIPFVDGQSIASHGRNELESSEDNGKLLCVLSAKRSFDVCEDEEATAPQEVSLGGDAEDLSKGISEACSVLEDGDKVIVNQQTLLTRMSNVKDAFCPGATTCAASSQNHNVCAKAVNLKRVPNNIVRGKPAAVSSLEKDVAERESAQSWGCHSCHHRAENASEGDVTYKSTAVSPEAKNQLVSTSEETRVPSDLCPGAEGYLLGSILSGRHSSGENKLPPEETEGHFKEGEIGNEVASCSVLSRALNKSTLALNHVKPGNFTARSAEKGGLEENKPGTYSKESSLPCESHPSEHTALESRLFSNISSPKELKDLCLNTEHSGVRVTNQASGTHQGLNCQSDLNSPVECGSESESSSSKHCSMENEDVAKPNKGSSFGHQEALSNVQPSCGLPKKTIFKGSLGNEESDVCRADPAHPSNNLGENVLEMKESDSTDSDRRLQPDGPLRNDQPQREVHVPLEGLTGQDSILPCASDSFNVRSLKTVSSCKGTPSGKQRDGNLCNAVSWESKKLCQALGDGEVHVPVGSSAPGVGCVTRHEPDMKLSGSISVLLESIHPGKVVEGMVPGETQGTTGGLRPQMNSVFDEDSLEVYSKGPLLRSAETTPLSSSSQENLAPGSDGPLGEKAETKQLPEPVGVKVLPTLKSKVKKRPPGRTGTFQPKLVSRVTPSSFELNPENERARRETEEQQGTGNDLEVREEAAGETWRKASGDKSPDAYRPCFKRKRMCGDTEAQKAQIVRGCEDLKGGRESTQLKERGTFSQQEASRNARPFIGPTVGSSSQDLASPSRLKGCEQKQRSSKDMTGAKGTREEPLPPSLKRDHSGAGRQALHLCPNSESSLGHDLPVSTTKPQGSSGTRCENNDIFAMSPYQRKSLPPLKKGLNITYEPIKTGRKMNDVQRWSLLKNVVGTISIKEHRVLGQSSAALPSSAAVAKHTLKSKATRRLLLKSARLQEPTKESALLNKLSVLAGKLLAVSTAAQELGSQPCSAQLLPLAETYRRLRLKKLQDESPDNMMQLNLCTGDYGCNKTLDRQTALYPLEALRVGFLDLMNRMPSLQFNTQIFPISFHISLDSELTPDSPRIFSEHCSPPESAPGGGGPVHPHPPQSPKWTFSFLVSQGSAGTATFREEAGLSCELLSPGQAPGSNALVKVRAGCSVLGLPTVLALSSPGCYRIWTRRRSLSSHLPTIQRLFMTQFTQGFKGLRLPASLSNSLFPSLPHSVGRALSIWSQHGPSACPFEITALHPKHSKWPPTLGIRNSHAILPHVPLLGMETTTDRTRDSPVRPGPPFSALAPKSCLAFEPVVSVLRLSASDLQIPAFKELRRVPPVCSSQHSGATQKEIEPEKRPKKVSQIRIRKTIPRPDPNLTPMGLPRPKRLKKKEFSLEEIYTNKNYKSPPTSRCLETIFEEPKERNGALISVSQQKRKRVLEFQDFTVPRKRRNRGKIKVTGSFTRAKKAALQSQELDALLIQKLMDLEAFLAKEGEEEPASGC; encoded by the exons ATGAAGGTCAATGGGACTAAGATGATTAGTAATGCAGAACCCAGGAATGACAAAGTGAGTAAAAGTCTCCCACCTGGGTGCATCGACTGCCCAGATGTAGACAAAATCACGACCAGTGGTGAGGTTTCAGAAACCAACACCCTGGTGTCCCTAGAGCCTTTAACCTCTGTGGAGCCTGGATTGACAAAAGCGCCTTTGACAGAAAAAGAATGTGAAATGTCCAGTGCTTGTCCTCTTCGGCCACCACCACCAGAGGACGGTGCCAGCCTCCCACCATACAGTGGAGAGGTACTGTCCAAATTGAGCCTTGACCATGAAGCCATTGACAATCACCAACACAACTGTGGCTGGGACATTGAAAGCCCTTCTAAGACCAGCATTCTCCAGGTGAAGAGTGAAGAAGGGGTTCTTCCTTTGGAAGCAGACCCCCAAAGGTCATATTTCCCATTGAGTTTACCCTGTGAAGGGCCTGGAAGAATCTCCCTTAAAAAATGTGGCTCAGGAGATCACCTGCAGAAGATGAAAACACCCCTCTGGACTGGAGAGGTCCCAAGGGAAGAAGGCTCAGCTTCTAGactagaagaggaggaaggagttcaGAGTGTCAGGAGCACAAGTAGAGAAGAACTTCCTGTGGATGCCGAGTCAGGAGGAGAAGAGAGCAGCACACCTCCTTTGGGACATGCCCTGCGTGACTGCTGCAGACACAGCCCCAGTCGGGGGGCTCTGAGAAGTGTCCAGCAAGAGAACTCTGTTTCTCCTTCAGAAAGAGATCCTATGAAAGGCCCTCCAGAAattcaagaaaatttcaaagaacaCAAAAGCAAGAGGGTAACTTGCCCTCATGATACACACCAAGATGAAGACTCCATAGAAGAAAATGACTCCTCAGTGGGGCAGACTGAGCCAAGTGTCGTCAGCAAGAACGTTGACAGTCAGAATCCTGGTTCTTTGGTCAGCAGCACTGAGAAAAAAGACCCCGCCGCTTGTTCTGTGCCAGACCAACCACCCAAGCCTGTAAATCAAGTCTCAGGGGTCAGTAGTGATCCTCCTCAGCTGCAGACAGACCAGCCTGagacaaaagaaactataggaaTCTTAAGTACGCATGTTATTCCATTTGTAGATGGCCAGAGCATTGCTTCTCATGGGCGGAATGAACTTGAGTCCAGTGAAGACAACGGGAAGCTTTTATGTGTCTTATCTGCAAAGAGATCCTTTGATGTTTGTGAGGACGAGGAAGCAACAGCCCCCCAGGAGGTGTCTCTGGGTGGTGATGCAGAAGACCTCAGTAAGGGAATAAGTGAGGCATGCTCTGTGTTGGAAGATGGAGACAAGGTCATTGTCAATCAGCAGACCCTTCTGACCCGAATGAGCAATGTGAAGGATGCCTTCTGCCCAGGTGCCACCACCTGCGCTGCCTCTTCCCAGAATCATAACGTCTGTGCTAAAGCAGTAAACCTCAAAAGGGTGCCAAACAACATAGTTAGAGGGAAGCCGGCAGCAGTGTCAAGCCTTGAGAAAGACGTGGCTGAGCGTGAAAGTGCTCAATCTTGGGGCTGTCACAGCTGCCACCATAGAGCTGAGAACGCCTCAGAAGGGGATGTGACCTATAAGTCCACTGCAGTCTCCCCAGAAGCAAAGAATCAGTTGGTATCAACCTCTGAAGAGACACGGGTGCCCAGTGATCTCTGTCCAGGAGCAGAAGGTTACCTGCTAGGAAGCATCCTCAGTGGGAGACATTCCTCAGGGGAAAACAAACTTCCTCcagaagaaactgaaggtcaTTTTAAGGAAGGCGAGATCGGGAATGAAGTGGCTTCATGTTCAGTACTCAGCAGAGCCTTAAACAAAAGCACACTTGCCTTGAACCATGTTAAGCCTGGAAATTTCACAGCAAGATCAGCTGAAAAGGGAGGCTTAGAGGAAAATAAACCAGGAACATACAGTAAGGAGAGTTCATTACCTTGTGAATCCCATCCCTCTGAACATACGGCTTTAGAAAGCAGGCTCTTCTCAAACATTTCTAGTCCTAAAGAACTGAAGGACCTGTGTCTTAACACAGAGCACTCAGGTGTTAGGGTTACAAACCAGGCCAGTGGGACACATCAAGGCCTTAATTGCCAGAGTGACCTTAACAGTCCAGTTGAATGCGGGAGTGAAAGTGAGTCATCCTCGAGCAAACATTGCAGCATGGAGAATGAAGATGTGGCAAAACCTAACAAAGGGTCAAGCTTTGGTCACCAAGAAGCCTTGAGCAATGTCCAGCCATCTTGTGGTCTTccaaagaaaactatttttaaaggcTCCCTTGGTAATGAAGAATCTGATGTGTGCAGAGCAGACCCAGCTCATCCTAGTAATAACCTTGGAGAAAATGTCTTGGAAATGAAAGAATCTGATTCAACTGATAGTGACAGAAGGCTTCAGCCAGATGGGCCTTTGAGGAATGACCAGCCTCAGAGAGAAGTCCATGTTCCATTGGAAGGACTGACTGGCCAGGACTCTATTTTACCATGTGCTTCCGATTCCTTTAACGTGAGATCTCTGAAAACCGTGTCATCTTGTAAAGGGACACCATCTGGTAAACAGAGAGATGGCAACCTTTGTAATGCAGTGAGCTGGGAGAGTAAGAAGCTATGCCAAGCCCTGGGAGATGGGGAGGTGCACGTGCCAGTGGGTTCCTCAGCCCCTGGAGTGGGATGTGTTACCCGTCATGAGCCAGATATGAAGTTGTCAGGTTCCATCAGTGTGTTGCTAGAGAGTATTCATCCTGGGAAAGTTGTTGAAGGAATGGTTCCAGGGGAGACACAAGGGACAACTGGGGGGCTAAGACCACAAATGAATTCTGTGTTTGATGAAGATTCCTTAGAAGTTTATTCCAAAGGGCCTCTGTTAAGATCTGCTGAGACAACGCCTTTGTCTAGCTCTTCCCAAGAAAATTTAGCCCCTGGTTCTGATGGTCCCTTGGGTGAAAAAGCTGAAACAAAACAACTTCCTGAGCCAGTAGGTGTCAAAGTGCTCCCCACATTGAAGAGCAAGGTGAAGAAGAGACCACCTGGAAGAACAGGAACATTCCAGCCAAAGCTGGTCTCCAGGGTGACACCTTCATCTTTTGAACTGAATCCAGAAAATGAAAGGGCCAGAAGAGAgactgaagaacagcaaggaacaGGAAATGATTTAGAAGTCAGAGAGGAAGCTGCAGGGGAAACTTGGAGAAAGGCTAGTGGTGATAAGAGTCCAGATGCTTATAGGCCTTGTTTTAAACGAAAGAGGATGTGTGGGGATACTGAAGCGCAGAAAGCCCAAATTGTCCGGGGCTGCGAGGATCTTAAAGGCGGGCGAGAGAGCACGCAGCTAAAGGAAAGAGGAACCTTTTCCCAGCAGGAAGCATCACGGAATGCCAGGCCTTTTATCGGGCCAACAGTGGGCTCATCATCACAAGATTTGGCAAGTCCAAGCCGCCTTAAGGGGTGTGAACAGAAGCAGAGGTCTTCAAAGGATATGACAGGAGCAAAGGGGACCAGGGAGGagcctcttcctccatctctaaaGAGGGATCATTCAGGGGCAGGGAGACAAGCTCTTCATTTATGTCCCAACAGCGAGTCGTCTTTAGGACATGATCTCCCTGTTTCCACCACGAAACCCCAAGGTAGCAGTGGTACTAGATGTGAAAACAACGATATCTTTGCAATGAGCCCATATCAAAGAAAATCCCTCCCACCCTTAAAGAAAGGGCTCAACATCACTTATGAGCCCATCAAGACTGGAAGAAAGATGAATGATGTCCAAAGGTGGAGCCTGCTAAAGAATGTGGTGGGAACCATCTCCATCAAAGAACACAGAGTCCTCGGCCAGTCTTCCGCTGCCCTGCCGTCCTCTGCTGCAGTAGCCAAGCACACGCTCAAGTCAAAAGCCACAAGACGCCTTCTGCTGAAGAGCGCGAGACTTCAGGAACCTACCAAAGAGTCAGCCTTGCTAAACAAGTTGTCTGTTCTGGCCGGGAAACTGCTGGCTGTGTCCACAGCCGCCCAAGAGTTAGGATCTCAGCCTTGCTCAGCCCAACTTCTTCCGCTGGCTGAGACCTACAGACGGCTCAGGTTGAAAAAGCTCCAGGATGAATCTCCCGACAATATGATGCAGCTAAACCTGTGCACAGGTGATTATGGGTGCAACAAGACACTTGACAGGCAGACGGCACTTTATCCCCTTGAAGCCCTCAGAGTTGGCTTCTTAGACTTGATGAACAGAATGCCATCCTTGCAATTCAATACCCAAATCTTCCCAATATCCTTTCACATAAGCCTGGACTCAGAGCTCACCCCTGATTCCCCAAGGATTTTTTCTGAGCACTGCTCCCCTCCTGAGAGTGCCCCAGGAGGAGGGGGTCCCGTGCACCCGCACCCACCTCAGTCTCCAAAGTGGACCTTTTCCTTCCTTGTGTCCCAGGGTTCTGCAGGGACAGCCACATTCAGGGAAGAGGCTGGGCTCAGTTGTGAGCTGCTCTCGCCCGGGCAAGCTCCTGGAAGCAATGCTCTCGTGAAGGTCAGAGCCGGTTGCTCTGTCCTTGGCCTTCCCACTGTTTTAGCACTTTCTTCCCCTGGATGTTATAGGATCTGGACGAGAAGAAGGAGCTTATCCAGTCATTTGCCTACCATCCAGAGGCTCTTCATGACTCAGTTTACACAGGGCTTCAAAGGGTTAAGGCTTCCAGCATCTCTGTCCaacagtctcttcccttctctgccccACTCAGTGGGCAGGGCACTGTCCATATGGAGCCAGCATGGTCCTTCTGCCTGCCCCTTCGAAATCACTGCTCTCCATCCCAAACACAGCAAGTGGCCGCCAACTCTGGGCATCAGGAACAG CCATGCCATCTTACCACATGTGCCTCTGTTGGGCATGGAAACCACCACTGATAGGACCAGAGACAGTCCAGTTAG GCCGGGACCTCCATTCTCTGCTTTGGCACCAAAGTCCTGCTTAGCCTTTGAACCAGTGGTTAGTGTGCTCCGGCTTTCAGCTTCTGACTTGCAGATTCCTGCTTTTAAAGAGCTTCGGAGAGTCCCCCCTGTATGCTCCAGTCAGCACAGTGGTGCCACCCAGAAGGAG ATTGAGCCAGAGAAACGGCCCAAAAAAGTCTCACAGATTCGAATCCGGAAAACCATCCCTAGGCCGGACCCCAACCTCACCCCGATGGGACTGCCTCGACCCAAAAG GCTGAAAAAGAAGGAATTCAGTTTGGAAGAAATATACACCAATAAAAATTACAAGTCCCCTCCTACATCCAG GTGTTTAGAGACCATATTTGAAGAGCCCAAAGAGAGAAATGGGGCACTTATCTCAGTCAGCCAGCAGAAGAGAAAGCGGGTGCTGGAGTTCCAGGATTTTACTGTTCCCCGGAAGAGGAGGAATCGTGGTAAGATCAAGGTGACAGGCAGCTTTACCAGGGCAAAAAAGGCTGCCCTGCAAAGCCAAGAGCTAGATGCCCTTTTGATTCAGAAACTAATGGACCTGGAGGCCTTCCTTgccaaggagggagaagaggaaccGGCGTCAGGCTGCTGA
- the PRR14L gene encoding protein PRR14L isoform X2, whose translation MKMGRAWCCHVRVVLGKQTKQELNRSPSEDEPRPAEENQGNTQVTTETLPKPTEEGQGMKVNGTKMISNAEPRNDKVSKSLPPGCIDCPDVDKITTSGEVSETNTLVSLEPLTSVEPGLTKAPLTEKECEMSSACPLRPPPPEDGASLPPYSGEVLSKLSLDHEAIDNHQHNCGWDIESPSKTSILQVKSEEGVLPLEADPQRSYFPLSLPCEGPGRISLKKCGSGDHLQKMKTPLWTGEVPREEGSASRLEEEEGVQSVRSTSREELPVDAESGGEESSTPPLGHALRDCCRHSPSRGALRSVQQENSVSPSERDPMKGPPEIQENFKEHKSKRVTCPHDTHQDEDSIEENDSSVGQTEPSVVSKNVDSQNPGSLVSSTEKKDPAACSVPDQPPKPVNQVSGVSSDPPQLQTDQPETKETIGILSTHVIPFVDGQSIASHGRNELESSEDNGKLLCVLSAKRSFDVCEDEEATAPQEVSLGGDAEDLSKGISEACSVLEDGDKVIVNQQTLLTRMSNVKDAFCPGATTCAASSQNHNVCAKAVNLKRVPNNIVRGKPAAVSSLEKDVAERESAQSWGCHSCHHRAENASEGDVTYKSTAVSPEAKNQLVSTSEETRVPSDLCPGAEGYLLGSILSGRHSSGENKLPPEETEGHFKEGEIGNEVASCSVLSRALNKSTLALNHVKPGNFTARSAEKGGLEENKPGTYSKESSLPCESHPSEHTALESRLFSNISSPKELKDLCLNTEHSGVRVTNQASGTHQGLNCQSDLNSPVECGSESESSSSKHCSMENEDVAKPNKGSSFGHQEALSNVQPSCGLPKKTIFKGSLGNEESDVCRADPAHPSNNLGENVLEMKESDSTDSDRRLQPDGPLRNDQPQREVHVPLEGLTGQDSILPCASDSFNVRSLKTVSSCKGTPSGKQRDGNLCNAVSWESKKLCQALGDGEVHVPVGSSAPGVGCVTRHEPDMKLSGSISVLLESIHPGKVVEGMVPGETQGTTGGLRPQMNSVFDEDSLEVYSKGPLLRSAETTPLSSSSQENLAPGSDGPLGEKAETKQLPEPVGVKVLPTLKSKVKKRPPGRTGTFQPKLVSRVTPSSFELNPENERARRETEEQQGTGNDLEVREEAAGETWRKASGDKSPDAYRPCFKRKRMCGDTEAQKAQIVRGCEDLKGGRESTQLKERGTFSQQEASRNARPFIGPTVGSSSQDLASPSRLKGCEQKQRSSKDMTGAKGTREEPLPPSLKRDHSGAGRQALHLCPNSESSLGHDLPVSTTKPQGSSGTRCENNDIFAMSPYQRKSLPPLKKGLNITYEPIKTGRKMNDVQRWSLLKNVVGTISIKEHRVLGQSSAALPSSAAVAKHTLKSKATRRLLLKSARLQEPTKESALLNKLSVLAGKLLAVSTAAQELGSQPCSAQLLPLAETYRRLRLKKLQDESPDNMMQLNLCTGDYGCNKTLDRQTALYPLEALRVGFLDLMNRMPSLQFNTQIFPISFHISLDSELTPDSPRIFSEHCSPPESAPGGGGPVHPHPPQSPKWTFSFLVSQGSAGTATFREEAGLSCELLSPGQAPGSNALVKVRAGCSVLGLPTVLALSSPGCYRIWTRRRSLSSHLPTIQRLFMTQFTQGFKGLRLPASLSNSLFPSLPHSVGRALSIWSQHGPSACPFEITALHPKHSKWPPTLGIRNSHAILPHVPLLGMETTTDRTRDSPVRPGPPFSALAPKSCLAFEPVVSVLRLSASDLQIPAFKELRRVPPVCSSQHSGATQKEIEPEKRPKKVSQIRIRKTIPRPDPNLTPMGLPRPKRLKKKEFSLEEIYTNKNYKSPPTSRCLETIFEEPKERNGALISVSQQKRKRVLEFQDFTVPRKRRNRGKIKVTGSFTRAKKAALQSQELDALLIQKLMDLEAFLAKEGEEEPASGC comes from the exons AAGAAAACCAAGGAAACACACAGGTTACAACAGAAACTCTGCCTAAACCTACTGAAGAAGGACAAGGTATGAAGGTCAATGGGACTAAGATGATTAGTAATGCAGAACCCAGGAATGACAAAGTGAGTAAAAGTCTCCCACCTGGGTGCATCGACTGCCCAGATGTAGACAAAATCACGACCAGTGGTGAGGTTTCAGAAACCAACACCCTGGTGTCCCTAGAGCCTTTAACCTCTGTGGAGCCTGGATTGACAAAAGCGCCTTTGACAGAAAAAGAATGTGAAATGTCCAGTGCTTGTCCTCTTCGGCCACCACCACCAGAGGACGGTGCCAGCCTCCCACCATACAGTGGAGAGGTACTGTCCAAATTGAGCCTTGACCATGAAGCCATTGACAATCACCAACACAACTGTGGCTGGGACATTGAAAGCCCTTCTAAGACCAGCATTCTCCAGGTGAAGAGTGAAGAAGGGGTTCTTCCTTTGGAAGCAGACCCCCAAAGGTCATATTTCCCATTGAGTTTACCCTGTGAAGGGCCTGGAAGAATCTCCCTTAAAAAATGTGGCTCAGGAGATCACCTGCAGAAGATGAAAACACCCCTCTGGACTGGAGAGGTCCCAAGGGAAGAAGGCTCAGCTTCTAGactagaagaggaggaaggagttcaGAGTGTCAGGAGCACAAGTAGAGAAGAACTTCCTGTGGATGCCGAGTCAGGAGGAGAAGAGAGCAGCACACCTCCTTTGGGACATGCCCTGCGTGACTGCTGCAGACACAGCCCCAGTCGGGGGGCTCTGAGAAGTGTCCAGCAAGAGAACTCTGTTTCTCCTTCAGAAAGAGATCCTATGAAAGGCCCTCCAGAAattcaagaaaatttcaaagaacaCAAAAGCAAGAGGGTAACTTGCCCTCATGATACACACCAAGATGAAGACTCCATAGAAGAAAATGACTCCTCAGTGGGGCAGACTGAGCCAAGTGTCGTCAGCAAGAACGTTGACAGTCAGAATCCTGGTTCTTTGGTCAGCAGCACTGAGAAAAAAGACCCCGCCGCTTGTTCTGTGCCAGACCAACCACCCAAGCCTGTAAATCAAGTCTCAGGGGTCAGTAGTGATCCTCCTCAGCTGCAGACAGACCAGCCTGagacaaaagaaactataggaaTCTTAAGTACGCATGTTATTCCATTTGTAGATGGCCAGAGCATTGCTTCTCATGGGCGGAATGAACTTGAGTCCAGTGAAGACAACGGGAAGCTTTTATGTGTCTTATCTGCAAAGAGATCCTTTGATGTTTGTGAGGACGAGGAAGCAACAGCCCCCCAGGAGGTGTCTCTGGGTGGTGATGCAGAAGACCTCAGTAAGGGAATAAGTGAGGCATGCTCTGTGTTGGAAGATGGAGACAAGGTCATTGTCAATCAGCAGACCCTTCTGACCCGAATGAGCAATGTGAAGGATGCCTTCTGCCCAGGTGCCACCACCTGCGCTGCCTCTTCCCAGAATCATAACGTCTGTGCTAAAGCAGTAAACCTCAAAAGGGTGCCAAACAACATAGTTAGAGGGAAGCCGGCAGCAGTGTCAAGCCTTGAGAAAGACGTGGCTGAGCGTGAAAGTGCTCAATCTTGGGGCTGTCACAGCTGCCACCATAGAGCTGAGAACGCCTCAGAAGGGGATGTGACCTATAAGTCCACTGCAGTCTCCCCAGAAGCAAAGAATCAGTTGGTATCAACCTCTGAAGAGACACGGGTGCCCAGTGATCTCTGTCCAGGAGCAGAAGGTTACCTGCTAGGAAGCATCCTCAGTGGGAGACATTCCTCAGGGGAAAACAAACTTCCTCcagaagaaactgaaggtcaTTTTAAGGAAGGCGAGATCGGGAATGAAGTGGCTTCATGTTCAGTACTCAGCAGAGCCTTAAACAAAAGCACACTTGCCTTGAACCATGTTAAGCCTGGAAATTTCACAGCAAGATCAGCTGAAAAGGGAGGCTTAGAGGAAAATAAACCAGGAACATACAGTAAGGAGAGTTCATTACCTTGTGAATCCCATCCCTCTGAACATACGGCTTTAGAAAGCAGGCTCTTCTCAAACATTTCTAGTCCTAAAGAACTGAAGGACCTGTGTCTTAACACAGAGCACTCAGGTGTTAGGGTTACAAACCAGGCCAGTGGGACACATCAAGGCCTTAATTGCCAGAGTGACCTTAACAGTCCAGTTGAATGCGGGAGTGAAAGTGAGTCATCCTCGAGCAAACATTGCAGCATGGAGAATGAAGATGTGGCAAAACCTAACAAAGGGTCAAGCTTTGGTCACCAAGAAGCCTTGAGCAATGTCCAGCCATCTTGTGGTCTTccaaagaaaactatttttaaaggcTCCCTTGGTAATGAAGAATCTGATGTGTGCAGAGCAGACCCAGCTCATCCTAGTAATAACCTTGGAGAAAATGTCTTGGAAATGAAAGAATCTGATTCAACTGATAGTGACAGAAGGCTTCAGCCAGATGGGCCTTTGAGGAATGACCAGCCTCAGAGAGAAGTCCATGTTCCATTGGAAGGACTGACTGGCCAGGACTCTATTTTACCATGTGCTTCCGATTCCTTTAACGTGAGATCTCTGAAAACCGTGTCATCTTGTAAAGGGACACCATCTGGTAAACAGAGAGATGGCAACCTTTGTAATGCAGTGAGCTGGGAGAGTAAGAAGCTATGCCAAGCCCTGGGAGATGGGGAGGTGCACGTGCCAGTGGGTTCCTCAGCCCCTGGAGTGGGATGTGTTACCCGTCATGAGCCAGATATGAAGTTGTCAGGTTCCATCAGTGTGTTGCTAGAGAGTATTCATCCTGGGAAAGTTGTTGAAGGAATGGTTCCAGGGGAGACACAAGGGACAACTGGGGGGCTAAGACCACAAATGAATTCTGTGTTTGATGAAGATTCCTTAGAAGTTTATTCCAAAGGGCCTCTGTTAAGATCTGCTGAGACAACGCCTTTGTCTAGCTCTTCCCAAGAAAATTTAGCCCCTGGTTCTGATGGTCCCTTGGGTGAAAAAGCTGAAACAAAACAACTTCCTGAGCCAGTAGGTGTCAAAGTGCTCCCCACATTGAAGAGCAAGGTGAAGAAGAGACCACCTGGAAGAACAGGAACATTCCAGCCAAAGCTGGTCTCCAGGGTGACACCTTCATCTTTTGAACTGAATCCAGAAAATGAAAGGGCCAGAAGAGAgactgaagaacagcaaggaacaGGAAATGATTTAGAAGTCAGAGAGGAAGCTGCAGGGGAAACTTGGAGAAAGGCTAGTGGTGATAAGAGTCCAGATGCTTATAGGCCTTGTTTTAAACGAAAGAGGATGTGTGGGGATACTGAAGCGCAGAAAGCCCAAATTGTCCGGGGCTGCGAGGATCTTAAAGGCGGGCGAGAGAGCACGCAGCTAAAGGAAAGAGGAACCTTTTCCCAGCAGGAAGCATCACGGAATGCCAGGCCTTTTATCGGGCCAACAGTGGGCTCATCATCACAAGATTTGGCAAGTCCAAGCCGCCTTAAGGGGTGTGAACAGAAGCAGAGGTCTTCAAAGGATATGACAGGAGCAAAGGGGACCAGGGAGGagcctcttcctccatctctaaaGAGGGATCATTCAGGGGCAGGGAGACAAGCTCTTCATTTATGTCCCAACAGCGAGTCGTCTTTAGGACATGATCTCCCTGTTTCCACCACGAAACCCCAAGGTAGCAGTGGTACTAGATGTGAAAACAACGATATCTTTGCAATGAGCCCATATCAAAGAAAATCCCTCCCACCCTTAAAGAAAGGGCTCAACATCACTTATGAGCCCATCAAGACTGGAAGAAAGATGAATGATGTCCAAAGGTGGAGCCTGCTAAAGAATGTGGTGGGAACCATCTCCATCAAAGAACACAGAGTCCTCGGCCAGTCTTCCGCTGCCCTGCCGTCCTCTGCTGCAGTAGCCAAGCACACGCTCAAGTCAAAAGCCACAAGACGCCTTCTGCTGAAGAGCGCGAGACTTCAGGAACCTACCAAAGAGTCAGCCTTGCTAAACAAGTTGTCTGTTCTGGCCGGGAAACTGCTGGCTGTGTCCACAGCCGCCCAAGAGTTAGGATCTCAGCCTTGCTCAGCCCAACTTCTTCCGCTGGCTGAGACCTACAGACGGCTCAGGTTGAAAAAGCTCCAGGATGAATCTCCCGACAATATGATGCAGCTAAACCTGTGCACAGGTGATTATGGGTGCAACAAGACACTTGACAGGCAGACGGCACTTTATCCCCTTGAAGCCCTCAGAGTTGGCTTCTTAGACTTGATGAACAGAATGCCATCCTTGCAATTCAATACCCAAATCTTCCCAATATCCTTTCACATAAGCCTGGACTCAGAGCTCACCCCTGATTCCCCAAGGATTTTTTCTGAGCACTGCTCCCCTCCTGAGAGTGCCCCAGGAGGAGGGGGTCCCGTGCACCCGCACCCACCTCAGTCTCCAAAGTGGACCTTTTCCTTCCTTGTGTCCCAGGGTTCTGCAGGGACAGCCACATTCAGGGAAGAGGCTGGGCTCAGTTGTGAGCTGCTCTCGCCCGGGCAAGCTCCTGGAAGCAATGCTCTCGTGAAGGTCAGAGCCGGTTGCTCTGTCCTTGGCCTTCCCACTGTTTTAGCACTTTCTTCCCCTGGATGTTATAGGATCTGGACGAGAAGAAGGAGCTTATCCAGTCATTTGCCTACCATCCAGAGGCTCTTCATGACTCAGTTTACACAGGGCTTCAAAGGGTTAAGGCTTCCAGCATCTCTGTCCaacagtctcttcccttctctgccccACTCAGTGGGCAGGGCACTGTCCATATGGAGCCAGCATGGTCCTTCTGCCTGCCCCTTCGAAATCACTGCTCTCCATCCCAAACACAGCAAGTGGCCGCCAACTCTGGGCATCAGGAACAG CCATGCCATCTTACCACATGTGCCTCTGTTGGGCATGGAAACCACCACTGATAGGACCAGAGACAGTCCAGTTAG GCCGGGACCTCCATTCTCTGCTTTGGCACCAAAGTCCTGCTTAGCCTTTGAACCAGTGGTTAGTGTGCTCCGGCTTTCAGCTTCTGACTTGCAGATTCCTGCTTTTAAAGAGCTTCGGAGAGTCCCCCCTGTATGCTCCAGTCAGCACAGTGGTGCCACCCAGAAGGAG ATTGAGCCAGAGAAACGGCCCAAAAAAGTCTCACAGATTCGAATCCGGAAAACCATCCCTAGGCCGGACCCCAACCTCACCCCGATGGGACTGCCTCGACCCAAAAG GCTGAAAAAGAAGGAATTCAGTTTGGAAGAAATATACACCAATAAAAATTACAAGTCCCCTCCTACATCCAG GTGTTTAGAGACCATATTTGAAGAGCCCAAAGAGAGAAATGGGGCACTTATCTCAGTCAGCCAGCAGAAGAGAAAGCGGGTGCTGGAGTTCCAGGATTTTACTGTTCCCCGGAAGAGGAGGAATCGTGGTAAGATCAAGGTGACAGGCAGCTTTACCAGGGCAAAAAAGGCTGCCCTGCAAAGCCAAGAGCTAGATGCCCTTTTGATTCAGAAACTAATGGACCTGGAGGCCTTCCTTgccaaggagggagaagaggaaccGGCGTCAGGCTGCTGA